A single Saccopteryx bilineata isolate mSacBil1 chromosome 7, mSacBil1_pri_phased_curated, whole genome shotgun sequence DNA region contains:
- the ISL2 gene encoding insulin gene enhancer protein ISL-2 isoform X2 → MVDIIFHYPFLGAMGDSSKKKPGTATCVGCGSQIHDQFILRVSPDLEWHAACLKCAECSQYLDETCTCFVRDGKTYCKRDYVRLFGIKCAKCQVGFSSSDLVMRARDSVYHIECFRCSVCSRQLLPGDEFSLREHELLCRADHGLLLERTGAGSPRSPGPLPARGLHLPEPGSGRQSALRPHVHKQAEKTTRVRTVLNEKQLHTLRTCYAANPRPDALMKEQLVEMTGLSPRVIRVWFQNKRCKDKKKSILMKQLQQQQHNDKTSLQGLTGTPLVAGSPIRHESTVQGSAVEVQTYQPPWKTLSEFALQSDLDQPAFQQLLPDTPNSMVPSPVET, encoded by the exons ATGGtggatattatttttcattatcctTTCCTGGGTGCTATGGGGGATTCTTCCAAGA AGAAGCCAGGCACGGCTACGTGCGTGGGCTGCGGGAGCCAGATCCACGACCAGTTCATCCTGCGGGTGTCCCCGGACCTCGAGTGGCACGCCGCTTGCCTCAAGTGTGCCGAGTGCAGCCAGTACCTGGACGAGACGTGCACGTGCTTCGTGAGAGACGGGAAAACCTATTGCAAGCGGGACTACGTCAG GCTGTTCGGCATCAAGTGCGCCAAGTGCCAGGTGGGCTTCAGCAGCAGCGACCTGGTGATGCGGGCGCGGGACAGCGTGTACCACATCGAGTGCTTCCGCTGCTCCGTGTGCAGCCGCCAGCTGCTGCCGGGCGACGAGTTCTCACTGCGGGAGCACGAGCTGCTCTGCCGCGCCGACCACGGCCTCCTGCTCGAGCGCACGGGGGCCGGCAGCCCGCGGAGCCCCGGCCCTCTCCCCGCACGTGGCCTGCATCTGCCAG AGCCCGGGTCCGGCAGGCAGTCCGCGCTGCGTCCGCACGTGCACAAGCAGGCGGAGAAGACGACCCGCGTGCGGACCGTGCTCAACGAGAAGCAACTGCACACCCTGCGGACCTGCTACGCCGCCAACCCACGGCCCGACGCACTCATGAAGGAGCAGCTGGTTGAGATGACCGGCCTGAGCCCGCGGGTCATCCGCGTCTGGTTCCAGAACAAGCGTTGCAAGGACAAGAAGAAATCCATTCTCATGaagcagctgcagcagcagcaacataACGACAAGACG AGCCTCCAGGGACTGACTGGGACGCCCCTGGTGGCGGGCAGCCCCATCCGCCACGAGAGCACCGTGCAAGGCAGCGCGGTCGAGGTGCAGACGTACCAGCCACCGTGGAAAACGCTCAGCGAGTTCGCGCTGCAGAGTGACTTGGACCAACCTGCCTTCCAGCAGCTG CTTCCCGACACGCCCAACAGCATGGTGCCGAGCCCGGTGGAGACGTGA
- the ISL2 gene encoding insulin gene enhancer protein ISL-2 isoform X1 yields MVDIIFHYPFLGAMGDSSKKKPGTATCVGCGSQIHDQFILRVSPDLEWHAACLKCAECSQYLDETCTCFVRDGKTYCKRDYVRLFGIKCAKCQVGFSSSDLVMRARDSVYHIECFRCSVCSRQLLPGDEFSLREHELLCRADHGLLLERTGAGSPRSPGPLPARGLHLPEPGSGRQSALRPHVHKQAEKTTRVRTVLNEKQLHTLRTCYAANPRPDALMKEQLVEMTGLSPRVIRVWFQNKRCKDKKKSILMKQLQQQQHNDKTSLQGLTGTPLVAGSPIRHESTVQGSAVEVQTYQPPWKTLSEFALQSDLDQPAFQQLVSFSESGSLGNSSGSDVTSLSSQLPDTPNSMVPSPVET; encoded by the exons ATGGtggatattatttttcattatcctTTCCTGGGTGCTATGGGGGATTCTTCCAAGA AGAAGCCAGGCACGGCTACGTGCGTGGGCTGCGGGAGCCAGATCCACGACCAGTTCATCCTGCGGGTGTCCCCGGACCTCGAGTGGCACGCCGCTTGCCTCAAGTGTGCCGAGTGCAGCCAGTACCTGGACGAGACGTGCACGTGCTTCGTGAGAGACGGGAAAACCTATTGCAAGCGGGACTACGTCAG GCTGTTCGGCATCAAGTGCGCCAAGTGCCAGGTGGGCTTCAGCAGCAGCGACCTGGTGATGCGGGCGCGGGACAGCGTGTACCACATCGAGTGCTTCCGCTGCTCCGTGTGCAGCCGCCAGCTGCTGCCGGGCGACGAGTTCTCACTGCGGGAGCACGAGCTGCTCTGCCGCGCCGACCACGGCCTCCTGCTCGAGCGCACGGGGGCCGGCAGCCCGCGGAGCCCCGGCCCTCTCCCCGCACGTGGCCTGCATCTGCCAG AGCCCGGGTCCGGCAGGCAGTCCGCGCTGCGTCCGCACGTGCACAAGCAGGCGGAGAAGACGACCCGCGTGCGGACCGTGCTCAACGAGAAGCAACTGCACACCCTGCGGACCTGCTACGCCGCCAACCCACGGCCCGACGCACTCATGAAGGAGCAGCTGGTTGAGATGACCGGCCTGAGCCCGCGGGTCATCCGCGTCTGGTTCCAGAACAAGCGTTGCAAGGACAAGAAGAAATCCATTCTCATGaagcagctgcagcagcagcaacataACGACAAGACG AGCCTCCAGGGACTGACTGGGACGCCCCTGGTGGCGGGCAGCCCCATCCGCCACGAGAGCACCGTGCAAGGCAGCGCGGTCGAGGTGCAGACGTACCAGCCACCGTGGAAAACGCTCAGCGAGTTCGCGCTGCAGAGTGACTTGGACCAACCTGCCTTCCAGCAGCTG GTCTCCTTCTCTGAGTCTGGTTCCCTGGGCAACTCTTCCGGCAGCGACGTGACCTCCCTGTCCTCGCAGCTTCCCGACACGCCCAACAGCATGGTGCCGAGCCCGGTGGAGACGTGA